Genomic DNA from Candidatus Sericytochromatia bacterium:
GAGCGGGAAACGCCCCGCTTGTGAAAGCCAGGACGATCGGGTATAAGGCCTGACGGAATCCACCCTCACTTGCCAGGAGTTCCTCCCCATGCGCAAACCCGCCCCCTTGCTCGGCCTGACGCTGGCCGCCTCCACCATCGGCGCCCTCCTGTTGTCGGCCTCGCCCGCGCTGGCCTCCAGCGGTGCCGACCTGTTCAACAAGAACGGCTGCGTGGCCTGCCACGGCCTGAGTGCCAAGGATCCCAAGAAAATGGGCCCTAACTTCTCGGACGTCGCCAAGAAGTACACCAAGAAAGACGTCGCCAAGCTGGCCAAGAAGATCCGGGCGGGCGGCAAGGGCAGCTTCGGACAGATCCCGATGCCTCCGATGGCTCAGGTCAGCGAAGCCGACGCCAAGACGTTGGCTGAATACGCCCTGTCGATCAAGTAATCGCCCCATTCACCAAGAACCCCGCGCCGGAATTTCGGCGCGGGGTTTGTGTTTGGGCCCCAGCGCTCAGACCGTGGCCGGCGCAAAGTGGCGCTCAGCCGCCTGACGCACCTGTTCCAGGTAGCCCTGCCGGGCCGCGTCGTCGACCGAGGGCACGCCGCCGAAGAACAGGTGTTCCACGACTTCGAAGCCACTGAACTCGAAGATGCCGGCATCCGAGGTCTGCTTCATCGCGGCCTGCATGCCTGCGTAATACTCCGCCGGGGTGCCGTGGCAGCTCACGAGCAGGGCCTTCTTGCCCTTGAGCAATCCCTCGACGCCGGCGGCGCCATACTGGTAGGCGAAGCCATACAGGAACACGCGGTCGACCCAGCCCTTCAAGATGGCGGGCAGGCCGGTCCACCAGACCGGATAGACCACGGTGACGGCATCGGCCCAGGTGATGTGGCCCTGCTCCGCCGTGATGTCGGCCGGCAACTGCCCGGCCTTCATGGCCACGAAATCGCTGCCTTTGAGCACGGGGTCGAAGTTCAGGGCATACAGGTCGCGCACGACGACCTCGTGCCCTTGCGCCTTGTAACTGGCCTCGAGCGTGTCAAGAATGGCGCGCGAGAAGCTCTGGGGGTTGGGGTGGGCATAGACGATCAGTTGTTTCAACGAACACCTCTTCCTAATTGCGACCTGCAGCGAAGCGCTTCGTGGCGCGCGGCAGTGGATCCTGGCGCCCTTGTACCCTGCCAGCGTTTTTCCGCACGGGGGAACACCTGGCTCACGCGCTCCCCGGCTCGTGCCGGCGATGGCCGTGGAGCCGGGCCACGGGCCGACAGCAGCGCGGCCCGTGGCGTGGTAAGCTGTTGCACCTCAGGGGGCCAGCGGATGTCCGAGTCTGTTTCCATTTTCACCCGACGCCCTGTCTGGTTGACCGGTCTGGCCGTCCTCGTCTTGGGCGGCGCAGCCTTGGTGGCCTGGCAGCCCTGGCGCAAGGCGCCGCCGTCCGTGCTGGTGGAAACCCGCACCCTGCAGGATCTCGTCGAGGTCAGCGGCATGGTCATGCCGGCCCGTGCCGTCACGCTCAAGGCCGAGGTGACCGGCACCGTACACCGCTTGCTGGTGGCGGAGAATCAGCGCGCCAGTGCCGGCCTGCCGCTGCTGCGACTGGACGATACCCAGGCCCGGTTGCAGCTCGAAAGCGCCCTGGCCAACGCCGAAACGGCCCAGCGACAGGCCGATACCCAGCTGGCCGGCGTGCGGGCCAGCCGCGAGGAGGTGCTGCACGGCCAGGACATCACGCTGGGTAGCCTGAGCGAGCGCCTGGAGAAAACCCAGCTGCTGGTGCGCCAGCTGGAGCAGGACAGCGCCCGCACCCAGGGGTTGCTGGCCGAAGGCGGCGTGACCGCCCAGGCGGCCGAGCAGCAGCGTCAGCAACTGGCCCAGGCCCGCATCGACGAGCGGCTCGCCCGGCAGGAGCTGGCGCGGGCGCGCCTGGGCGCTCCCGTCATCAACGCGGAGAATGCCTATGCCCAGGCCCTCACGGCCGTGGGCAACGCCGGCCGCCAGGGCCGCGCGGCCGTGGCGCTGGCCCGCGATGCGCTGGCCCGCACGACCGTGCGCGCCCCCTTCGCGGGCACCCTGACGGACTGGCTGGTCGAACCGGGCGCCTGGGTGGCGCCCGGCACGCCCCTGGCCCAGTTCCAGGATCTGGACGCGCTCAAGGTGGACCTGCCGGTGGATGAACTCGACGTCCCCAAATTGAAGCGCGGCGGGCTGGTCAGCCTGACCTTCGATGCCTACCCCGACGAACCCGCCACCGGCACGATCGCCCACGTGAGTCGGGCCAGCGTGACCGGCAGCGGCAACGTGCAGATTTTTCCCGTCGAGGTGCGCTTCGCCGACCCACTGTCCCGCATCAAGCCGGGCATGAGCGCGGACGCGCGCATCGTGGTGCGGGAAATTCCCAACGTGCTGGCCTTGCCCGTCGGCGCGGTCGAGCGCAAGCTGGACGGCTACGTCGTCAAGGTGATCGAAGGCCGCAACACGGTGGAGCGCCGCATCACGCCCGGCATCACGACGCTCGAATACGTCGAGGTCAAATCGGGCCTCAGCGCCGGTGAGCGGGTGGCCTACAACGGGGCGGTGGCGCCGAGTCCAGGCCCCAGCCGCTAGGAGACTGCCGTGTCGCCGCAGCCTGAGACCGTCATTCGGATGGTCGGCATCAACAAGATCTACGGCGGCGCGGTGCCTTACCACGCCCTGCATGACGTCGCGCTGACGGTGCAACGCGGCGAGATGGTGGCGCTCATGGGGGCATCCGGCTCCGGCAAATCGACCCTGATGAACCTGATCGGCTGTCTGGATCGGCCAAC
This window encodes:
- a CDS encoding NAD(P)H-dependent oxidoreductase; translated protein: MKQLIVYAHPNPQSFSRAILDTLEASYKAQGHEVVVRDLYALNFDPVLKGSDFVAMKAGQLPADITAEQGHITWADAVTVVYPVWWTGLPAILKGWVDRVFLYGFAYQYGAAGVEGLLKGKKALLVSCHGTPAEYYAGMQAAMKQTSDAGIFEFSGFEVVEHLFFGGVPSVDDAARQGYLEQVRQAAERHFAPATV
- a CDS encoding c-type cytochrome, translated to MRKPAPLLGLTLAASTIGALLLSASPALASSGADLFNKNGCVACHGLSAKDPKKMGPNFSDVAKKYTKKDVAKLAKKIRAGGKGSFGQIPMPPMAQVSEADAKTLAEYALSIK
- a CDS encoding efflux RND transporter periplasmic adaptor subunit, which translates into the protein MSESVSIFTRRPVWLTGLAVLVLGGAALVAWQPWRKAPPSVLVETRTLQDLVEVSGMVMPARAVTLKAEVTGTVHRLLVAENQRASAGLPLLRLDDTQARLQLESALANAETAQRQADTQLAGVRASREEVLHGQDITLGSLSERLEKTQLLVRQLEQDSARTQGLLAEGGVTAQAAEQQRQQLAQARIDERLARQELARARLGAPVINAENAYAQALTAVGNAGRQGRAAVALARDALARTTVRAPFAGTLTDWLVEPGAWVAPGTPLAQFQDLDALKVDLPVDELDVPKLKRGGLVSLTFDAYPDEPATGTIAHVSRASVTGSGNVQIFPVEVRFADPLSRIKPGMSADARIVVREIPNVLALPVGAVERKLDGYVVKVIEGRNTVERRITPGITTLEYVEVKSGLSAGERVAYNGAVAPSPGPSR